Proteins encoded together in one Neisseria lactamica window:
- a CDS encoding heavy metal translocating P-type ATPase, giving the protein MKKTCFHCGLDVPENLHLTVRYENEDRETCCAGCQLVAQSIIDAGLGSYYKQRTADAQKTELPPQEILDQIRLYDLPEVQSDFVETHGGTREAVLMLGGITCAACVWLIEQRLLRTDGIVRIDLNYSTHRCRVVWDDKKIRLSDILLKIRQTGYTAAPYDAQKIEAANQKERKQYIVRLAVAGLGMMQTMMFALPTYLYGGDIEPDFLKILHWGGFLMVLPVVFYCAVPFYQGALRDLKNRRAGMDTPIAAAIIMTFAAGIYSLATNAGQGMYFESIAMLLFFLLGGRFMEHIARRKAGDAAERLVKLIPAFCHRMPGYPAVQDVREAAVVKLQAGDVVLVKPGETIPVDGTVLEGASTVDESMLTGESLPVSKMPSEKVTAGTLNTQSPLIIRTDRTGGGTRLSHIVRLLDRALAQKPRTAELAEQYASSFIFGELLLAVPVFIGWTLYADAHTALWITVALLVITCPCALSLATPTALAASTGTLAREGILIGGKQAIETLAQTTDIIFDKTGTLTRGNPAVSGISLLGGTDKAFALAVAQALEQHSEHPLARAILNCRVSGGSVPDIAVKQRLNRIGEGVGAQLTVNGETQVWALGRADYVAEIAGKPPQDGQASESGSAVYLGSQSGFQAVFYLTDPLKDSAAEAVRQLAGKNLTLHILSGDRETAVAETARALGIAHYRAQAMPEDKLEYVKALQKEGKKVLMIGDGINDAPVLAQADVSAAAAGGTDIARDGADIVLLNEDLRTVAHLLDQARRTRHIIRQNLIWAGAYNIIAVPLAVLGYVQPWIAALGMSFSSLAVLGNALRLHKRGKMPSEKIPSEQ; this is encoded by the coding sequence ATGAAAAAAACCTGTTTCCACTGCGGACTGGACGTTCCCGAAAACCTGCATCTGACCGTCCGTTACGAAAACGAAGACCGCGAAACCTGCTGCGCCGGCTGTCAGCTGGTGGCGCAAAGCATTATTGACGCGGGCTTGGGCAGTTATTACAAACAACGCACCGCCGACGCGCAAAAAACCGAGCTGCCGCCCCAAGAAATCCTCGACCAAATCCGGCTCTACGATTTGCCCGAAGTCCAATCCGACTTTGTGGAAACCCACGGCGGCACGCGCGAGGCGGTTTTAATGCTGGGCGGCATCACCTGCGCCGCCTGCGTCTGGCTCATCGAGCAACGCCTGCTGCGTACGGACGGCATCGTCCGCATCGATTTGAATTACAGCACGCACCGCTGCCGCGTCGTCTGGGACGACAAAAAAATCCGCCTTTCCGACATTCTGTTGAAAATCCGGCAGACAGGCTACACCGCCGCACCCTATGACGCGCAAAAAATTGAAGCAGCCAACCAAAAAGAACGCAAACAATACATCGTCCGCCTCGCCGTTGCCGGACTGGGGATGATGCAGACGATGATGTTCGCGCTGCCGACCTACCTTTACGGCGGCGACATCGAACCCGATTTTTTGAAAATCCTCCATTGGGGCGGTTTTTTAATGGTGTTGCCCGTCGTATTCTATTGCGCCGTCCCATTTTATCAAGGCGCATTGCGCGACCTGAAAAACCGCCGCGCCGGTATGGACACGCCGATTGCCGCCGCCATCATTATGACCTTTGCCGCCGGCATTTACAGCCTCGCTACCAACGCAGGGCAGGGGATGTATTTTGAATCCATCGCCATGCTGCTGTTTTTCCTGCTGGGCGGACGCTTTATGGAACACATTGCCCGCCGCAAGGCAGGCGATGCCGCCGAAAGGCTGGTGAAACTGATACCCGCCTTCTGCCACCGGATGCCCGGCTATCCTGCCGTACAGGATGTCCGCGAAGCCGCCGTCGTCAAGCTCCAAGCAGGCGATGTAGTGCTGGTCAAACCCGGCGAAACCATCCCCGTTGACGGCACGGTGCTGGAAGGCGCAAGCACGGTTGACGAATCTATGCTGACCGGCGAGAGCCTGCCCGTCTCCAAAATGCCGTCTGAAAAAGTCACCGCCGGCACACTCAACACGCAAAGCCCCCTGATTATACGCACCGACCGTACCGGCGGCGGTACGCGCCTGTCGCACATCGTCCGCCTGCTCGACCGCGCCTTGGCACAAAAACCGCGCACTGCCGAGTTGGCGGAACAATACGCCTCGTCTTTTATATTCGGCGAACTCCTGCTTGCCGTCCCCGTCTTCATCGGCTGGACGCTGTACGCCGACGCGCATACCGCGCTTTGGATTACCGTTGCCCTGCTTGTCATTACCTGTCCGTGCGCCTTATCGCTTGCCACGCCGACCGCGCTGGCAGCTTCTACCGGTACGCTGGCGCGCGAAGGTATTTTAATCGGCGGAAAGCAGGCAATTGAAACCCTCGCCCAAACCACCGACATTATTTTCGACAAAACCGGCACGCTGACCCGGGGCAATCCCGCCGTCAGCGGTATCTCCTTGTTGGGCGGCACGGATAAAGCCTTTGCCCTTGCCGTGGCACAGGCTTTGGAACAACACTCCGAACACCCCCTTGCCCGCGCCATCCTCAACTGCCGTGTTTCAGGCGGCAGCGTTCCCGACATTGCCGTCAAACAACGCCTCAACCGCATCGGGGAAGGCGTGGGCGCGCAACTGACCGTCAACGGCGAAACACAAGTTTGGGCGTTGGGCAGGGCGGATTATGTCGCCGAAATCGCCGGCAAACCTCCGCAAGACGGACAGGCTTCGGAAAGCGGCAGCGCGGTTTACCTCGGCAGTCAAAGCGGTTTCCAAGCCGTGTTCTACCTGACCGACCCCTTGAAAGACAGCGCGGCGGAGGCGGTGCGGCAGTTGGCAGGCAAAAACCTGACCCTGCACATCCTCAGCGGCGACCGCGAGACCGCCGTTGCCGAAACTGCACGCGCCCTAGGTATCGCGCACTACCGTGCCCAAGCAATGCCGGAAGACAAGCTGGAATACGTCAAAGCCTTACAAAAAGAAGGGAAAAAAGTGCTGATGATAGGCGACGGCATCAACGACGCGCCCGTTTTGGCGCAGGCAGACGTATCTGCCGCCGCAGCCGGCGGGACGGATATTGCGAGGGACGGCGCGGACATTGTGTTATTGAACGAAGATTTGCGTACCGTCGCCCACCTGCTCGATCAGGCGCGGCGTACCCGCCATATCATCCGGCAAAACCTGATATGGGCGGGCGCGTACAACATCATCGCCGTACCGCTTGCCGTTTTGGGCTATGTCCAACCGTGGATAGCCGCACTGGGTATGAGCTTCAGTTCGCTGGCGGTTTTGGGCAATGCCTTGCGCCTTCACAAACGGGGGAAAATGCCGTCTGAAAAAATACCGTCCGAACAATGA
- the hflX gene encoding GTPase HflX, which translates to MSGKTGQNIAAQAQPERVMLVGVMLDQEGAGSSAARLGGFQTALAEAIELVKAAGGDPVLVKTAKRDRPHTALFVGTGKAAELSEAVAADGIDLVVFNHELTPTQERNLEKILQCRVLDRVGLILAIFARRARTQEGRLQVELAQLSHLAGRLIRGYGHLQSQRGGIGMKGPGETKLETDRRLIAHRINALKKQLANLKKQRALRRKPRESGGIKTFALAGYTNAGKSTLFNRLTKAGAYAENQLFATLDTTARRLYIHPECSIILTDTVGFVSNLPHKLISAFSATLEETAQADVLLHVVDAAAPGKEQQIEDVESVLKEIKADRIPCIRVYNKTDLMPSKARQSGIKRDSTGKITAVYLSAAENTGIGALREAIAEYCAAAPNTDETETL; encoded by the coding sequence ATGTCGGGCAAAACAGGACAGAACATTGCCGCACAGGCGCAACCGGAACGCGTTATGTTGGTGGGCGTGATGTTGGATCAGGAAGGAGCAGGCAGCAGTGCCGCCCGTTTGGGCGGGTTTCAGACGGCATTGGCGGAAGCCATCGAGCTGGTCAAAGCGGCGGGCGGCGATCCCGTCCTTGTGAAAACCGCCAAACGCGACCGCCCGCACACCGCGCTGTTTGTCGGCACGGGCAAGGCGGCGGAGCTGTCGGAAGCAGTTGCCGCAGACGGCATCGATTTGGTCGTATTCAACCACGAACTCACGCCCACGCAGGAGCGCAATTTGGAAAAAATCCTCCAATGCCGCGTGTTGGACAGGGTAGGGCTGATTTTGGCGATTTTTGCCCGCCGCGCCCGAACACAGGAAGGCAGGCTGCAAGTCGAGTTGGCGCAATTGAGCCATTTGGCGGGACGCTTGATACGCGGTTACGGACACCTGCAAAGCCAGCGCGGCGGCATCGGTATGAAAGGCCCCGGCGAAACCAAACTGGAAACCGACCGCCGATTGATCGCCCATAGGATCAACGCCTTGAAAAAACAGCTTGCCAACCTTAAAAAACAACGCGCGCTCCGCCGCAAACCGCGCGAGTCGGGCGGAATCAAAACTTTCGCATTAGCTGGTTATACCAATGCAGGCAAATCCACGTTGTTCAACCGCCTGACCAAGGCGGGCGCGTATGCCGAAAACCAGTTGTTTGCCACACTCGACACGACGGCGCGGCGGCTTTATATCCATCCGGAATGCAGCATCATCCTGACCGATACCGTGGGCTTTGTCAGCAATCTGCCGCACAAACTGATTTCTGCCTTTTCTGCTACCTTGGAAGAAACCGCGCAAGCCGATGTGCTGCTGCACGTCGTCGATGCCGCCGCCCCTGGTAAAGAACAGCAAATTGAAGATGTAGAAAGCGTCCTCAAGGAAATCAAGGCCGACCGCATCCCGTGTATCAGGGTGTACAACAAAACCGACCTGATGCCGTCTAAAGCCCGGCAGAGCGGCATTAAACGCGACAGCACGGGTAAAATCACCGCCGTTTACCTTTCCGCTGCGGAAAATACCGGCATCGGCGCATTGCGCGAAGCCATTGCCGAGTATTGTGCCGCCGCACCAAATACAGACGAAACCGAAACACTATGA
- a CDS encoding CAP domain-containing protein has protein sequence MKSLSIWLLLLGLAAGVFYHIRNQSLPAGELVYPSAPQIRGQGDALHYLNLIRAQIGLHALAHAPVLENSARRHARYLTLNPEDGHGEYHAENPHYTAQKLTERTHLAGYLYNGVHENISTEEEAAESSDSDIRTQQRQVDALMSAIYHRLSLLDRHTDEAGAAFVRENSKTVLVFNQGNGSFERACARGRRQPEAGRKYYRNACHNGAVVYADEVTPATEWLYTAYPAGSGALPYFYGERPDPVPGYEMTGNPASIDFSEAAGKIVMKGFKLYRGKNEIRPVKILTAGNDPNGRLTAYQFALFPLKPLEYGTLYTAVFDYVRNGRRAQAKWQFRTRKPDYPYFEVNGGETLAVRKGEKYFIHWRGRWCLEACTRYTYRQRPGSRLSIGRHEAGGIVFSVGGMVGSRITLAPEDSQGRGVTLYLQD, from the coding sequence ATGAAATCCCTTTCTATTTGGCTGCTCCTGTTGGGCTTGGCGGCAGGCGTTTTCTACCATATCCGAAACCAATCCCTGCCGGCGGGCGAACTTGTCTATCCGTCCGCACCGCAAATCAGGGGGCAGGGCGATGCGTTGCACTACCTCAACCTTATCCGCGCCCAAATCGGTTTGCACGCGCTGGCACACGCGCCGGTTTTGGAAAATTCCGCCCGCAGGCACGCACGCTATCTCACGCTTAATCCCGAAGACGGACACGGAGAATATCATGCCGAAAATCCTCATTATACCGCACAAAAGCTGACCGAACGCACACACCTTGCCGGTTATCTTTACAACGGCGTACATGAAAACATCAGCACGGAAGAGGAAGCCGCCGAATCGTCCGACAGCGATATCCGCACGCAGCAACGCCAAGTGGACGCTTTGATGAGCGCAATCTACCACCGCCTTTCGCTGCTTGACCGGCATACGGATGAGGCAGGAGCGGCATTTGTCAGGGAAAACAGTAAAACCGTTCTCGTATTCAATCAGGGCAACGGCAGCTTCGAGCGCGCCTGTGCCCGGGGAAGGCGGCAGCCGGAAGCAGGACGGAAATATTACCGCAACGCCTGCCATAACGGTGCGGTCGTTTATGCCGACGAAGTTACGCCCGCAACGGAATGGCTTTATACCGCCTATCCGGCCGGCAGCGGCGCACTGCCTTATTTTTACGGGGAGCGTCCCGACCCCGTGCCGGGATATGAAATGACGGGCAATCCTGCCAGCATTGATTTTTCCGAGGCGGCAGGCAAAATCGTGATGAAAGGTTTTAAGCTGTATCGGGGTAAAAACGAAATCCGTCCCGTCAAAATTTTAACCGCCGGCAACGACCCCAACGGCAGGCTGACGGCGTACCAATTCGCGCTTTTCCCGCTCAAACCTTTGGAATACGGCACGCTCTATACGGCAGTATTCGACTATGTCCGCAACGGACGGCGCGCGCAGGCGAAATGGCAGTTTAGAACCCGAAAACCCGATTACCCTTATTTTGAGGTAAACGGCGGCGAGACGCTTGCCGTCAGAAAAGGCGAAAAATATTTCATCCATTGGCGCGGACGCTGGTGTCTGGAAGCATGTACCCGTTATACCTACCGGCAGCGGCCCGGCAGCCGCCTGTCCATAGGCAGGCACGAGGCGGGCGGCATCGTCTTCAGCGTCGGCGGAATGGTGGGCAGCCGCATCACGCTTGCCCCGGAAGACAGCCAGGGACGCGGCGTAACTCTTTATTTACAGGATTGA
- a CDS encoding epoxyqueuosine reductase QueH, whose product METQNKPTVTDIDRPILVPPGGHKKVLLHSCCAPCSGEVMEAMLASGIDYTIYFYNPNIHPHKEYMLRKEENVRFAEKFGIPFIDKDDDYENDRKEWFAKAKGMEFEPERGIRCTMCFDMRFEKAAQYAHEHGFPVFTSSLGISRWKNMAQINDCGRRAAAPYDDVVYWDFNWRKGGGSARMIEISKRENFYQQEYCGCAYSLRDSNAHRKSQGRIPIKLGVLYYGDESTQYEPAPIRVDK is encoded by the coding sequence ATGGAAACACAAAACAAACCTACCGTTACCGACATTGACCGCCCCATACTCGTCCCGCCCGGCGGGCATAAAAAAGTTTTGCTGCATTCCTGCTGCGCCCCGTGCAGCGGCGAAGTGATGGAGGCTATGCTTGCCTCCGGCATCGACTACACCATTTATTTTTACAATCCCAATATCCATCCGCACAAAGAGTATATGCTCCGAAAAGAGGAAAACGTGCGCTTTGCGGAAAAGTTCGGCATCCCCTTCATCGACAAAGACGACGATTACGAAAACGACCGTAAAGAATGGTTTGCCAAAGCCAAAGGGATGGAATTCGAACCCGAACGCGGCATCCGCTGCACCATGTGTTTCGATATGCGTTTTGAAAAAGCGGCGCAATACGCGCACGAACACGGTTTTCCCGTCTTCACCAGTTCGCTGGGCATTTCACGCTGGAAAAATATGGCGCAAATCAACGACTGCGGCCGCCGTGCCGCCGCGCCTTACGATGATGTGGTGTATTGGGATTTCAACTGGCGCAAAGGCGGCGGCAGCGCGCGCATGATTGAAATCAGCAAACGTGAAAACTTCTACCAGCAGGAATATTGCGGCTGCGCCTATTCCTTGCGCGATTCCAACGCCCACCGCAAATCACAGGGCAGAATCCCCATCAAACTCGGCGTGTTGTATTACGGGGACGAGTCGACACAATACGAACCTGCACCCATTCGGGTGGACAAATAA
- the radC gene encoding RadC family protein, with translation MSIKQWPEGERPREKLLERGAEALSDAELLAILLRVGTRGMSAVDLARYLLQEFGSLGRLMSAEVGKLSAYKGMGTASFTQFAVVREIGRRILAEELQEEITLSDPDTVADYLRFHLGQEKVEVSVALLLNRQNRLIGVRELSRGTVAENTIYIREIVKLALDEYADSLIIAHNHPGGSPEPSHADIAFTRRLAQAMSLVDVSLLDHFIVTSQTVCSFRQLGLMP, from the coding sequence ATGAGCATCAAGCAATGGCCGGAGGGGGAAAGGCCGAGGGAAAAGCTGTTGGAACGCGGGGCGGAGGCGTTGAGCGATGCCGAACTTTTGGCAATCCTTTTACGCGTCGGCACACGCGGAATGAGCGCGGTCGATTTGGCGCGCTACCTGTTGCAGGAGTTCGGCAGCTTGGGGAGGCTGATGAGCGCGGAGGTCGGCAAACTGTCGGCATATAAAGGAATGGGGACGGCGAGTTTCACACAGTTCGCCGTAGTCAGGGAAATCGGGCGGCGGATATTGGCGGAAGAATTGCAAGAAGAAATCACCTTATCCGATCCCGATACCGTTGCCGATTACCTGCGCTTTCATTTGGGACAGGAAAAAGTCGAAGTCAGCGTCGCGCTGCTCTTGAACCGCCAAAACCGGCTAATCGGTGTGCGTGAATTGTCCCGGGGGACGGTTGCGGAAAACACGATTTACATCCGCGAAATCGTCAAACTGGCTTTGGACGAGTATGCCGACAGCCTGATTATCGCGCACAACCATCCGGGCGGCTCGCCCGAACCTTCGCACGCAGACATCGCATTTACCCGACGGCTGGCACAGGCGATGTCGCTGGTCGATGTGTCGCTGCTCGACCATTTCATCGTTACCTCGCAAACCGTCTGCTCGTTCAGGCAGCTCGGACTGATGCCCTGA
- the gshA gene encoding glutamate--cysteine ligase, whose translation MKLPVMSPEHSAQLQAFEAKILSNHAKIEAWFRTQWNAHRPPFYGSVDIRNAGYKISSIDMNLFPGGFNNLNPNFIPLAAVAAQDAVQRACETAKSVLIIPENHTRNTFYLQNVYALGEILRSAGYEVRLGSLNPEVTEPTEFETALGDKILLEPLLRTRERVHLADGFSPCVVLLNNDLSAGIPDILKDISQTVLPPLHGGWTTRRKTDHFGAYNQVAAEFAKLIGIDEWQINPYFEKIGGLDFQVREGEDALAEAVERVLAKIQAKYDELGITDQPFVIVKADAGTYGMGVMSVKSADEVRGLNRKNRNKMSKVKEGLEVSEVIVQEGIYTYETLNGAVCEPVVYMMDRFVIGGFFRVHEGRGADENLNAGGMVFVPLSNSIPTGNGDNSQEAPEACKRVFEQWDSLGMPRSEKDCDVDNEHNRLYVYGVMARLSLLAASIELEETA comes from the coding sequence ATGAAATTACCGGTTATGTCGCCCGAACATTCGGCGCAACTTCAGGCGTTTGAGGCAAAAATCCTGTCCAATCACGCCAAAATCGAGGCGTGGTTCCGCACGCAGTGGAACGCGCACCGCCCGCCGTTTTACGGTTCGGTCGATATCCGCAACGCCGGTTACAAAATTTCGTCTATCGATATGAATTTGTTTCCGGGCGGCTTCAATAATCTGAATCCCAACTTTATCCCGCTGGCGGCGGTTGCCGCGCAAGATGCGGTGCAACGTGCCTGCGAAACGGCGAAATCCGTGTTGATTATTCCCGAAAACCACACGCGCAACACGTTCTACCTGCAAAACGTTTACGCCCTCGGCGAGATTTTGCGTTCGGCAGGGTATGAAGTGCGCTTGGGCAGCCTGAATCCTGAAGTGACTGAGCCAACCGAGTTTGAAACCGCATTGGGCGACAAAATCCTGCTTGAGCCTTTGTTGCGAACCCGCGAGCGCGTGCATCTTGCCGACGGCTTTTCGCCTTGCGTGGTTTTGTTGAACAACGACTTGTCCGCCGGCATTCCCGACATTCTCAAAGACATCAGCCAAACCGTTTTGCCTCCGTTGCACGGCGGTTGGACGACGCGCCGCAAAACCGATCATTTCGGCGCGTATAACCAAGTCGCCGCCGAATTTGCCAAGCTGATCGGCATCGACGAGTGGCAGATCAACCCGTATTTTGAAAAAATCGGCGGTTTGGACTTCCAAGTGCGGGAAGGCGAAGATGCGTTGGCAGAAGCGGTAGAACGCGTGCTGGCGAAAATCCAAGCCAAATACGACGAATTGGGTATTACCGACCAGCCTTTCGTGATTGTGAAAGCCGACGCAGGTACTTACGGTATGGGCGTGATGAGCGTCAAGTCCGCCGACGAAGTGCGCGGCTTGAATCGTAAAAACCGCAACAAAATGTCGAAGGTGAAAGAAGGTTTGGAAGTCAGCGAAGTGATTGTCCAAGAAGGTATTTATACTTATGAAACCTTAAACGGCGCGGTGTGCGAACCCGTCGTGTATATGATGGACCGCTTCGTCATCGGCGGCTTTTTCCGCGTACACGAAGGGCGCGGTGCGGACGAAAACCTCAACGCCGGCGGTATGGTGTTTGTTCCGCTGTCCAACAGCATTCCCACCGGCAACGGCGACAATTCGCAAGAAGCGCCCGAAGCCTGCAAGCGCGTATTCGAACAATGGGATTCACTCGGTATGCCGCGCTCCGAAAAAGACTGCGATGTGGACAACGAACACAACCGCCTCTATGTGTACGGCGTAATGGCGCGCCTGTCGCTTTTGGCGGCTTCAATCGAGTTGGAAGAAACGGCGTAA
- the leuC gene encoding 3-isopropylmalate dehydratase large subunit, translated as MTAQTLYDKLWNSHVVREEEDGTVLLYIDRHLVHEVTSPQAFEGLKMAGRKLWRIDSVVSTADHNTPTGDWDKGIQDPISKLQVDTLDKNIKAFGALAYFPFMDKGQGIVHVMGPEQGATLPGMTVVCGDSHTSTHGAFGALAHGIGTSEVEHTMATQCITAKKSKSMLIAVEGKLKAGVTAKDVALYIIGQIGTAGGTGYAVEFGGEAIRSLSMEGRMTLCNMAIEAGARSGMVAVDQTTIDYVKGKPFAPKGEAWDKAVEYWRTLVSDEGAVFDKEYRFKAEDIEPQVTWGTSPEMVLNIGGKVPNPAEETDPVKRSGMERALEYMGLEAGTPLNEIPVDIVFIGSCTNSRIEDLREAAAIAKGRKKAANVQRVLIVPGSGLVKEQAEKEGLDKIFIEAGFEWREPGCSMCLAMNADRLTPGQRCASTSNRNFEGRQGNGGRTHLVSPAMAAAAAVTGRFTDIRTMA; from the coding sequence ATGACCGCACAAACCCTCTACGACAAACTTTGGAACAGCCACGTCGTCCGCGAAGAAGAAGACGGCACGGTTCTGCTTTACATCGACCGCCATCTGGTTCACGAAGTAACCAGCCCGCAGGCGTTTGAAGGCCTGAAAATGGCGGGGCGCAAGCTGTGGCGCATCGACAGCGTCGTTTCCACCGCCGATCACAACACCCCGACCGGCGACTGGGACAAAGGCATCCAAGACCCGATCTCCAAGCTGCAAGTCGATACTTTAGACAAAAATATCAAAGCATTCGGCGCACTCGCCTACTTCCCGTTTATGGACAAAGGGCAAGGCATCGTACACGTTATGGGTCCGGAACAAGGCGCGACCCTGCCCGGTATGACCGTCGTCTGCGGCGACTCGCACACTTCCACCCACGGCGCATTCGGCGCATTGGCGCACGGTATCGGCACTTCCGAAGTCGAACACACGATGGCGACCCAGTGCATTACCGCGAAAAAATCCAAATCTATGCTGATTGCCGTCGAAGGCAAATTAAAAGCGGGCGTTACCGCCAAAGACGTGGCACTTTACATCATCGGACAAATCGGCACGGCGGGCGGCACGGGCTATGCCGTCGAGTTCGGCGGCGAAGCCATCCGCAGCCTTTCGATGGAAGGCAGGATGACCCTGTGCAATATGGCGATTGAGGCAGGCGCGCGTTCCGGTATGGTCGCCGTCGATCAAACCACCATCGACTATGTCAAAGGCAAACCTTTCGCACCCAAAGGCGAAGCGTGGGACAAAGCCGTCGAATACTGGCGCACGCTGGTGTCTGACGAAGGCGCGGTATTCGACAAAGAATACCGTTTCAAAGCCGAAGACATCGAACCGCAAGTCACTTGGGGCACGTCGCCCGAAATGGTTTTAAACATCGGCGGCAAAGTGCCGAATCCTGCCGAAGAAACCGATCCGGTCAAACGCAGCGGTATGGAGCGCGCCCTCGAATATATGGGCTTGGAAGCCGGTACGCCATTAAACGAAATCCCCGTCGACATCGTATTCATCGGCTCTTGCACCAACAGCCGCATCGAAGACTTGCGCGAAGCCGCCGCCATCGCCAAAGGCCGCAAAAAAGCCGCCAACGTGCAGCGCGTGTTGATTGTCCCCGGCTCCGGTTTGGTTAAAGAACAAGCCGAAAAAGAAGGCTTGGACAAAATTTTCATCGAAGCCGGCTTTGAATGGCGCGAACCGGGCTGTTCGATGTGCCTTGCGATGAATGCCGACCGCCTGACCCCGGGACAACGCTGCGCCTCTACTTCTAACCGCAATTTTGAAGGCCGTCAAGGCAACGGCGGACGCACCCACCTCGTCAGCCCCGCTATGGCAGCCGCTGCCGCCGTTACCGGCCGCTTTACCGACATCCGCACGATGGCGTAA
- the leuD gene encoding 3-isopropylmalate dehydratase small subunit, translating to MKAFTKITAIVAPLDRSNVDTDAIIPKQFLKSIKRSGFGPNAFDEWRYLDHGEPGMDNSKRPLNPDFSLNQPRYQGAQILLTRKNFGCGSSREHAPWALDDYGFRAIIAPSFADIFFNNCYKNGLLPIVLTEEQVDRLFKEVEANEGYRLSIDLAEQTLTTPSGETFTFDITEHRKHCLLNGLDEIGLTLQHADEIHAFEEKRRQSQPWLFNG from the coding sequence ATGAAAGCCTTTACCAAAATCACCGCCATCGTCGCCCCGCTCGACCGCAGCAACGTCGATACCGATGCCATCATTCCTAAACAATTTTTGAAATCCATCAAACGCAGCGGCTTCGGCCCCAATGCCTTTGACGAATGGCGTTACCTCGACCACGGCGAACCGGGTATGGACAACAGCAAACGCCCGTTGAATCCGGATTTCTCCCTGAACCAGCCGCGCTATCAAGGCGCGCAAATCCTGTTGACGCGTAAAAACTTCGGTTGCGGTTCTTCACGCGAACACGCCCCTTGGGCATTGGACGACTACGGCTTCCGCGCCATTATCGCCCCCAGCTTCGCCGACATCTTCTTCAACAACTGCTACAAAAACGGGCTTTTGCCCATCGTTTTGACAGAAGAACAGGTTGACCGGCTTTTCAAAGAAGTCGAAGCCAACGAAGGCTACCGGCTCTCCATCGACCTTGCCGAACAAACCCTGACCACACCGAGCGGGGAAACGTTCACATTCGACATTACCGAACACCGCAAACACTGCCTCCTCAACGGCTTGGACGAAATCGGCCTGACCCTGCAACACGCTGACGAAATTCACGCCTTTGAAGAAAAACGCCGCCAAAGCCAGCCTTGGCTGTTTAACGGTTAA